In a single window of the Papaver somniferum cultivar HN1 chromosome 8, ASM357369v1, whole genome shotgun sequence genome:
- the LOC113305838 gene encoding uncharacterized protein LOC113305838 has product MPVMGGSEENLTQFDIEVSQFKIWARSDLERKVKELQEEKSMPEPSQTEKAELQQTAATQVLGNIEVEIGSLRDRQGASLEEMLPNMQFMPLVCELPSLKELHTVPMEKLIDLAIHGKGIYTDEYSKYLQAEIMGDPYPSLGILSLEYPSTGSLPSLEKMESSQIFDKFYAKDLDPPSQVSRPTFDLGLGPSDQNGEEVQQPAIDLASAIVLAAAEKARLKADLQQPEQEGIRKPWDPIPFNEVERKKKMKNDRKQQPTKKLESLKYPVLDAEKAEEARLKKNMSAEKAKAYAETLQLLSELQKDNEPGVSQTSEEDDVTLAKRLEDRLATKSNEVKPIAKSTTSVMDKEKKKPTISAKEKKLTPKITYTPQKPVTRSHPQKRVDPEFASGKGLSGHKRRKTKSRTENPVGKDCPTEKVQKKDSENVRKRKAKGDPNLQELTKKVKNARKLLSLRKSPFYKDLSSQQRALLSPFFDKATSINSAWKAPAVIGHHILSAETFEDLLHNRALEGDLINYWQYQLKKAYHNEQPVNGQRKYIPVLHIDPTGWFYLSDPVHQVAANTAVFLPIRNMEEGTRKIIIPMSHQNVHWTLLVYECEKGEFFHYNTWEAVSKNECLDNANLMAEYCLLAINERLSSLRLPLVSRVKMISYPTPQQGDYPDCAIYIMHIMKKVAKEEVIDGVRMSLGDPEELKDKIHKKRISLACKILSATSPPEESWNIHAPKGF; this is encoded by the exons ATGCCTGTTATGGGGGGCTCTGAAGAAAATCTCACACAGTTCGATATTGAAGTTTCACAGTTTAAAATTTGGGCTAGATCTGATTTGGAGCGAAAGGTGAAAGAGCTGCAAGAGGAAAAGAGCATGCCAGAACCATCACAG ACTGAAAAGGCTGAACTCCAACAAACAGCAGCGACACAAGTTCTGGGTAATATTGAAGTGGAAATTGGTTCTCTTAGAGATAGACAG GGTGCATCGCTTGAAGAAATGTTGCCGAATATGCAGTTTATGCCTTTGGTTTGTGAGCTGCCGAGTCTCAAAGAACTGCATACCGTGCCGATGGAGAAACTGATTGACCTGGCCATCCATGGGAAGGGTATTTATACCGATGAGTACTCAAAATATCTACAAGCTGAAATTATGGGAGATCCTTATCCATCCTTAGGAATTCTTAGTCTGGAGTACCCGTCGACTGGTAGTTTACCAAGCTTGGAAAAAATGGAATCTTCTCAAATCTTCGACAAATTTTATGCTAAAGATCTGGATCCTCCATCACAAGTTTCAAGACCAACTTTTGACTTGGGTTTAGGACCAAGTGATCAAAATGGAGAAGAGGTGCAGCAGCCTGCAATTGATCTAG CCTCTGCAATTGTTTTAgctgcagctgaaaaagctcgttTGAAAGCTGATCTTCAGCAACCTGAACAAGAA GGAATAAGGAAACCTTGGGATCCCATTCCATTCAATGaagtagaaaggaagaagaaaatgaagaatgacAGAAAGCAACAGCCTACTAAAAAATTAGAGAGTCTT AAGTATCCAGTTTTAGATGCTGAAAAGGCAGAGGAAGCTcgactgaagaagaatatgagcgCCGAAAAAGCTAAAGCATATGCTGAGACTCTCCAACTTCTTTCTGAGCTACAGAAG GATAACGAACCTGGAGTTAGTCAAACATCAGAGGAAGATGACGTAACACTTGCCAAGAGACTCGAAGATAGGCTGGCTACAAAGAGTAATGAAGTCAAACCAATAGCGAAGTCGACCACGTCAGTCATGGACAAGGAGAAGAAAAAGCCGACTATCTCAGCCAAGGAGAAGAAACTTACTCCAAAAATCACATACACCCCTCAGAAGCCAGTAACTCGGAGCCACCCGCAGAAAAGAGTTGATCCTGAGTTTGCTAGTGGCAAAGGACTGTCGGGACATAAAAGGCGAAAAACAAAGTCCAGAACTGAAAACCCAGTTGGAAAAGATTGCCCAACAGAGAAAGTTCAGAAAAAGGATAgcgagaatgtgagaaagagaaaagctaaaggTGATCCAAATCTGCAAGAACTTACTAAAAAAGTGAAGAATGCACGCAAGTTGTTGAGCCTAAGGAAATCTCCGTTCTATAAGGATTTGAGTTCACAACAAAGAGcgcttctctctcctttttttgacAAAGCTACCTCAAT CAACAGTGCTTGGAAAGCTCCTGCTGTGATTGGTCATCACATATTATCTGCAGAGACCTTTGAAGATCTGCTACATAACAGGGCTTTAGAGGGAGATCTTATAAATTACTggcaataccaactgaaaaaagcATATCATAATGAGCAACCAGTGAATGGACAGAGAAAGTACATTCCAGTACTCCACATTGATCCAACAGGCTGG ttttATTTAAGTGACCCAGTACATCAAGTAGCAGCAAACACTGCTGTATTCTTACCCATCAGGAATATGGAGGAAGGAACCAGGAAGATTATTATTCCAATGTCACACCAAAACGTGCATTGGACGCTTCTTGTGTATGAATGCGAGAAAGGCGAATTCTTCCACTACAACACTTGGGAAGCTGTATCCAAAAATGAGTGTCTCGATAATGCTAATCTTATGGCAGAATACTGCTTGTTAGCAATTAATGAACGCTTGTCGAGCCTGCGCCTTCCACTTGTAAGCAGAGTAAAGATGATTAGTTACCCAACACCTCAACAGGGAGACTATCCAGATTGTGCAATATATATCATGCACATCATGAAGAAAGTTGCAAAGGAGGAAGTAATTGATGGAGTGCGAATGAGCTTGGGAGACCCAGAAGAACTAAAGGACAAAATACATAAGAAGAGGATCTCTTTAGCATGCAAAATACTCTCAGCAACATCTCCTCCTGAGGAGAGCTGGAATATTCATGctccaaaaggtttttaa
- the LOC113302270 gene encoding sodium/calcium exchanger NCL-like — protein sequence MAENTKSLFFFLSTLLLLAGQSQGRIISKISSPTSFSESGLISNGIDNVEKQNSYISLNTLVSSSKSPPLTNNSKAEETCEQTYGFLPCTSTAMGNLFLIFVYGYLMFTAASFLSNGSELLLEILGPGIIGGLFLPVLGALPDALLIVVSGLSGSTEVAQSQVLVGMGLLAGSTVMLLTVLWGSCVIIGKWDIEDSRAKDSKDTRGLSLTESGVSTDIWTSYAARIMAVSIIPFVIVQLPAIFHTNSGRRLAVLVSLIVAVTLLVSYCVFQIFQPWIQERKMAYAKHKHVIAGLLKHMHGLDRFLTDDGEPDEEVIRKLFKTIDENGDAYLSDLELRALIIGIRFDEIDLNKEDAVKKLLRDFDTSGDSQVDEKEFIEGISKWLKEAKRSVTSANSSTPRASNLVTAFHRQTKEEHDLLGNQGDDAEEGADKPKFTSYKAVGMLLLGTAIAAAFADPLVDAVDNFSTATSIPSFFISFIALPLATNSSEAVSALIFASRKKQRTASLTFSEIYGAVTMNNILCLSVFLSLVYVRQLTWDFSAEVLVILIVCVVMGLFGSFRTTFPLWTCSIAFLLYPFSLALVYVLDYVFGWS from the exons ATGGCGGAAAACACTAAAtcgcttttcttttttttatcgaCTCTTTTGCTACTTGCTGGCCAAAGTCAGGGTAGAATCATATCGAAGATTTCTTCTCCCACTTCTTTTTCTGAATCTGGTTTGATTTCTAATGGAATAGATAATGTTGAAAAGCAAAATTCATATATCAGTCTCAACAcactggtttcttcttctaaatctcctCCTTTGACTAACAATAGCAAAGCTGAAGAAACATGTGAACAAACCTATGGATTTTTACCATGTACAAGTACAGCTATGGGAAACCTGTTccttatatttgtttatggttacTTAATGTTCACTGCTGCAAGCTTTTTATCAAATGGAAGTGAACTGTTGTTAGAGATTTTAGGTCCTGGTATTATTGGTGGTCTCTTTCTTCCTGTTCTTGGTGCTCTTCCTGATGCTTTACTCATTGTTG TATCTGGACTTTCTGGAAGCACAGAAGTTGCCCAATCTCAGGTCCTGGTGGGTATGGGTTTGTTAGCTGGGTCCACCGTCATGCTTCTGACAGTGTTATGGGGATCTTGTGTTATCATTGGCAAATGGGACATTGAGGATTCTAGAGCTAAAGATTCTAAGGATACAAGAGGATTGAGCTTAACAG AATCGGGTGTAAGTACCGACATCTGGACAAGCTATGCTGCCAGGATCATGGCTGTATCAATCATCCCATTTGTTATTGTCCAACTACCAGCAATCTTCCATACAAATTCTGGAAGACGTTTGGCAGTCTTAGTTTCACTAATTGTTGCTGTGACGCTGCTAGTCTCATACTGCGTTTTCCAG ATATTTCAACCTTGGATTCAAGAGAGGAAAATGGCATATGCAAAGCACAAACATGTAATTGCAGGACTTTTAAAACACATGCATGGATTGGATAGGTTCCTCACAGATGATGGTGAACCTGATGAAGAAGTTATAAGAAA GTTGTTTAAGACGATCGATGAAAACGGGGATGCATATCTTTCGGATTTAGAACTAAGAGCGTTAATCATAGGAATCCGTTTTGACGAGATCGATTTAAATAAGGAGGATGCTGTTAAAAAGCTACTTAGAGACTTCGATACATCGGGTGATTCCCAGGTTGATGAGAAGGAGTTCATCGAGGGAATCTCAAAATGGCTTAAAGAAGCCAAGCGCTCTGTAACTTCTGCTAATAGTTCTACTCCCCGTGCATCTAACCTTGTAACTGCGTTTCACAGA CAAACCAAGGAGGAACATGATCTTTTAGGAAATCAGGGTGATGACGCCGAAGAAGGTGCTGACAAGCCCAAGTTTACTTCATATAAAGCAGTAGGGATGTTGCTTCTAGGAACTGCTATAGCTGCGGCATTTGCAGATCCCCTTGTTGACGCTGTTGACAATTTCTCCACTGCGACAAGTATTCCTTCTTTCTTCATCTCATTTATAGCGTTGCCTTTGGCCACCAACTCCAGTGAAGCAGTATCAGCGCTTATTTTTGCCAGCCGTAAGAAGCAAAGAACTGCTTCTCTGACATTTTCCGAG ATATATGGAGCTGTAACTATGAACAACATTCTCTGTCTGTCGGTGTTCTTATCGCTTGTCTATGTAAGACAGTTGACATGGGATTTCTCTGCAGAAGTGTTAGTGATTCTTATTGTTTGCGTCGTGATGGGTCTCTTTGGCAGCTTCCGTACCACATTTCCTCTCTGGACATGTTCAATCGCATTTTTACTATACCCATTCTCTCTGGCACTTGTTTATGTTCTGGACTATGTGTTCGGGTGGTCATAG
- the LOC113305841 gene encoding RING-H2 finger protein ATL40-like gives MNYRRDNNEIQFKIINAILLTAMILLFVVSILVLVIYLYIKFVVRRQARAQQHIQLGDITGNPYSDNPVPPKSGLEPSTIASLPIYVHKQTDDNSSCIECAVCLVNLEEEEEEIARILPNCNHVFHAKCIDVWLISHSTCPICRTEADPGRRTNSTGVDVQAGQPSAVVIIS, from the coding sequence ATGAATTACAGGAGAGACAATAATGAAATCCAATTCAAAATCATCAACGCGATTTTGCTCACAGCGATGATCTTATTGTTTGTTGTTTCAATTCTAGTCCTTGTCATCTATCTTTATATCAAATTTGTTGTTAGACGTCAAGCTCGAGCTCAGCAGCATATTCAACTTGGTGACATAACGGGGAACCCGTACTCGGACAATCCAGTACCACCAAAGTCGGGACTTGAACCATCAACGATTGCGTCTCTGCCGATATACGTTCATAAACAAACTGATGACAACTCGAGCTGTATCGAATGTGCAGTTTGCTTGGTTAAtttagaagaggaagaagaagaaatagctAGAATTCTACCTAATTGCAACCATGTTTTTCATGCGAAATGTATAGATGTATGGTTGATATCCCATTCTACATGCCCCATATGTCGAACTGAAGCTGACCCTGGAAGAAGAACCAATTCTACTGGTGTTGATGTCCAAGCAGGCCAACCGTCTGCAGTGGTGATTATCAGCTAG
- the LOC113305839 gene encoding uncharacterized protein LOC113305839, whose amino-acid sequence MVKTRKITRTIQEEETIMDDSTAPRTSEDDSRISRRKSKRKKSKKVETPKSKKKGKVVPKSVRKLYRSGFTALHSLVARMKASKYTLSEATLEKIAESSYGQMFLMFWHTKYSESHWEKLEAAVKKYLKCYKRGRVKNDLTFEFVRRGEKHIITSTPEKMGVMFGMPRMAGRRTDDTFLMVGGGWRQKPFYIRHFGDSNTVTRPMLQDAILKLLKRTGIKNCKSEGGEDSDDDNDEQVTNSEDDEYMKYRIPRVETEQTIEDMRRKSSEYNTPEDITGCVVYLLLLYAEHTHLVKPVTLPDDRYLPRAARWNIKEISVEFLKDMEASQYTFSKEFKDEYTMYEKEMLNEIAQRLPVEEVPLTVDWQEKFEDLEVKNEDLRLTIAEKWCELQSRKEDGLPIDVSILEELLNDIYHRAYPPPQPNSGEEESSSSSEEGHDDLDDTVPSATTPW is encoded by the exons ATggttaaaacaagaaaaatcacaagaacaatccaagaagaagaaacaataatggATGATAGCACTGCTCCTAGAACATCAGAAGACGATTCAAGAATTTCAAGacgaaaatcaaagagaaaaaagAGTAAAAAGGTTGAAACACCGAAATCGAAGAAAAAAG GTAAGGTTGTGCCAAAATCTGTTAGGAAGTTGTATAGGTCTGGTTTCACAGCATTACATAGCCTGGTTGCCAGAATGAAGGCGAGTAAATATACTTTGAGTGAAGCCACATTGGAAAAGATAGCCGAATCTTCTTATGGACAGATGTTTTTGATGTTCTGGCACACTAAGTACTCAGAAAGTCATTGGGAAAAGTTGGAAGCTGCAGTGAAAAAGTACTTGAAGTGTTACAAAAGGGGtcgagtcaagaatgatctcACATTTGAGTTTGTTAGAAGAGGTGAAAAACACATTATCACGTCGACACCAGAAAAAATGGGTGTAATGTTTGGAATGCCAAGAATGGCAGGAAGAAGAACTGATGACACCTTTttgatggtaggtggtggatggaGGCAGAAACCATTCTACATTAGACACTTTGGTGATAGCAACACGGTTACAAGACCAATGCTACAAGATGCCATCTTGAAACTGCTCAAGCGTACTGGTATCAAGAATTGTAAATCTGAAGGTGGCGAAGACAGTGATGATGACAATGATGAACAAGTAACCAatagtgaagatgatgaatataTGAAGTACAGGATACCAAGAGTAGAAACTgaacaaacaattgaagatatG agaagaaaatcatcaGAATACAACACTCCCGAGGACATCACTGGTTGTGTCGTCTATTTGTTG TTGTTGTATGCGGAGCATACTCACTTGGTGAAACCAGTGACGTTACCAGATGATCGATACCTTCCAAGAGCGGCAAGGTGGAacatcaaagaaatatctgttgagtttCTAAAGGATATGGAGGCTTCGCAATACACA TTCTCTAAagaatttaaggatgaatatactatgtatgaaaaagaaatgttgaatgaaATTGCTCAAAGGCTTCCAGTTGAAGAAGTGCCATTGACAGTAGATTGGCAAGAAAAATTCGAGGATTTGGAAGTAAAGAATGAAGATTTGAGGCTGACAATTGCAGAAAAATGGTGTGAATTACAGAGCAGGAAAGAGGACGGCCTCCCCATTGATGTGAGTATCCTAGAAGAGCTTTTGAATGATATATATCACAGAGCTTACCCACCTCCACAACCAAACTCGGGAGAAGAAGAATCTAGCAGTAGCTCTGAAGAAGGGCATGATGATTTGGATGACACCGTTCCATCAGCAACTACTCCTTGGTAA